The following proteins are encoded in a genomic region of Bernardetia sp. MNP-M8:
- a CDS encoding MFS transporter, with protein MRKNPPMPKNNPRIINAWATYDWANSVYNLVITTTIFPIFFNQATRAAFGSEKVDFFGMTIENTVLYSYAIALSYLIIAAISPPLSAMADYGGTKKRFMQFFTYLGAGACLCLFFFDGTNVELGIICASVASIGYAGGMIFYNAFLPEIATENKYDSVSAKGFAMGYIGSVLLQIINIGMTLKPEFFGFADAAEGSRWSFLSVGIWWIVFAQIPFYFLKDNPPSNPVKVNWFKKGFEELNMVWKEAQKLPSLLKFLISFFFFNMGVQTVMFMASLFGEKELHLETANLIAIILIIQVVAILGAYLFAKVSDKKGNIFSLTVLIVLWILICILAYFVQTAEHFYALAILVGLVMGGIQSLSRSTYSKLLPKDTPDTASYFSFFNVADRLSTSIGMGVFALIEDYSESMRNGIFALTIFFVIGLIVLLQINRKAIKI; from the coding sequence ATGAGAAAAAATCCTCCAATGCCTAAAAATAATCCTCGTATAATCAATGCGTGGGCTACTTACGACTGGGCAAACTCTGTTTATAACTTAGTTATCACAACTACAATTTTCCCTATTTTCTTCAATCAAGCCACAAGAGCTGCTTTTGGAAGTGAAAAAGTGGATTTTTTCGGAATGACTATCGAAAATACAGTTTTGTATTCGTATGCTATTGCGCTTTCATATCTCATAATTGCAGCTATTTCGCCTCCTCTTTCTGCGATGGCAGATTATGGAGGAACGAAAAAACGCTTTATGCAATTTTTTACGTATTTGGGCGCAGGAGCATGTTTGTGTTTGTTCTTTTTTGATGGAACAAATGTAGAACTGGGAATTATCTGTGCAAGTGTCGCCAGTATTGGTTATGCAGGAGGGATGATTTTTTATAATGCTTTTTTGCCTGAAATAGCTACAGAAAACAAGTATGACTCTGTAAGTGCTAAGGGTTTTGCTATGGGTTATATTGGAAGTGTTTTACTACAAATTATTAATATTGGAATGACTCTAAAACCTGAGTTTTTTGGTTTTGCTGATGCTGCTGAAGGTTCTCGTTGGTCTTTCCTTTCGGTGGGTATTTGGTGGATTGTGTTTGCTCAAATTCCGTTTTATTTCTTAAAAGATAATCCTCCTTCAAATCCTGTAAAAGTAAATTGGTTTAAGAAAGGATTTGAAGAATTGAATATGGTTTGGAAAGAAGCTCAAAAACTACCTTCACTTTTGAAATTCTTGATTTCGTTTTTCTTCTTTAACATGGGAGTCCAGACAGTTATGTTTATGGCATCACTTTTTGGAGAAAAAGAATTACATCTTGAAACGGCAAACCTAATCGCTATCATCTTGATTATTCAAGTAGTAGCAATTTTAGGGGCATATCTTTTTGCTAAAGTATCCGACAAAAAAGGAAATATTTTTTCGCTTACAGTATTGATTGTTCTTTGGATTCTGATTTGTATTTTGGCTTATTTTGTCCAAACAGCAGAACATTTTTATGCTTTGGCTATTTTGGTAGGCTTGGTAATGGGAGGAATTCAGTCGCTTTCTCGTTCTACGTATTCCAAACTTTTACCAAAAGATACGCCTGATACAGCTTCGTATTTTAGCTTTTTCAATGTTGCTGACCGTCTTTCTACTTCTATCGGAATGGGGGTTTTTGCGCTCATTGAAGATTATTCAGAATCTATGCGAAATGGTATTTTTGCACTTACCATTTTCTTTGTTATTGGTCTGATAGTTCTTTTACAGATTAATAGAAAGGCAATTAAAATATAA
- a CDS encoding M28 family metallopeptidase encodes MKLLHIPLLFLLLLFSTLSFAQKTDSYSEYDPKIYEIIKNISTQNVEKDVKKLAEFGTRHTLSDTVSETRGIGAARRWIKAEFDKISAECNGCLEVSYQRNLLKKGANERIVNDVWIVNVVAVLRGTENPNSYAIMSGDIDSRASDVTNYTIDAPGANDNATGIAGILEAARVLSKYHVEGKSKFKNSIAFAALSGEEQGLFGGQFMAKQAKKDGWDIIGVINNDMIGNIEGVDGVIDNRSFRIFSEPTPTTETEQERNRRRYYGGEIDGISRQLARYIHSTTQKYMPEMNPTMIYRLDRFGRGGHHRPFNDEGFAGVRIMESHENYNRQHQDIREEDGIKYGDVVEGVNFDYLAKLTSVNTIVLANLGWSPLAPQNVKIGGAVQPSTKLSWEKPKQEKSTIIGYKIYWRETTAPQWQYARFVPKEFYQNDIENTEEQITFVLENIVIDNYLFGVATVDENGHESIVSFPREVIR; translated from the coding sequence ATGAAATTACTTCATATCCCTTTACTTTTTCTTCTTCTACTATTTTCTACCTTATCTTTTGCTCAAAAAACTGATTCTTACTCAGAATACGACCCGAAAATTTATGAAATTATAAAAAATATTTCTACTCAAAATGTAGAAAAAGATGTTAAAAAATTAGCTGAATTTGGCACTCGTCATACACTTTCAGATACCGTTTCAGAAACTCGTGGAATTGGCGCAGCTAGAAGGTGGATAAAAGCAGAATTTGATAAAATTTCGGCAGAGTGCAATGGCTGTTTAGAAGTTTCATATCAAAGAAATTTACTTAAAAAAGGAGCAAACGAACGTATTGTAAATGATGTTTGGATTGTAAATGTAGTGGCTGTTTTGAGAGGAACAGAAAACCCGAATAGTTATGCAATTATGTCTGGCGATATTGATTCTCGTGCTTCTGATGTAACTAATTATACGATTGATGCACCAGGGGCAAATGATAATGCCACAGGAATTGCAGGTATTTTGGAAGCTGCTAGAGTTTTATCAAAGTACCATGTAGAAGGAAAATCTAAATTCAAAAATAGTATTGCTTTTGCTGCTCTTTCAGGTGAAGAACAAGGACTTTTTGGAGGACAATTTATGGCAAAACAAGCCAAAAAAGACGGTTGGGATATTATTGGAGTAATAAACAATGATATGATTGGAAATATTGAAGGTGTTGATGGAGTAATAGATAACCGTAGTTTTCGTATTTTTTCAGAACCAACTCCTACCACAGAAACTGAACAGGAAAGAAACCGAAGACGTTATTATGGAGGAGAAATAGATGGTATTTCCCGTCAGCTTGCTCGTTATATTCATTCAACAACACAAAAATATATGCCTGAAATGAATCCGACAATGATTTATCGTTTGGATAGATTTGGAAGAGGAGGACATCACAGACCTTTTAATGATGAAGGTTTTGCAGGTGTTCGCATAATGGAAAGTCACGAAAATTACAATCGTCAGCATCAAGATATTAGAGAAGAAGATGGAATAAAATATGGCGATGTTGTGGAAGGAGTAAATTTTGATTATTTGGCAAAGCTAACTTCTGTCAATACAATTGTACTTGCAAACTTAGGTTGGTCACCATTAGCACCCCAAAATGTGAAAATTGGTGGTGCAGTTCAGCCTTCTACTAAACTTTCTTGGGAAAAACCAAAACAAGAAAAATCAACTATTATTGGCTATAAAATTTATTGGAGAGAAACAACAGCTCCTCAATGGCAATATGCTCGTTTTGTACCAAAAGAATTTTACCAAAATGATATAGAAAATACAGAAGAACAAATTACCTTTGTGCTTGAAAATATTGTTATAGACAATTATCTTTTTGGAGTAGCTACTGTTGATGAAAACGGACACGAAAGTATCGTAAGTTTTCCAAGAGAAGTAATTCGATAA
- a CDS encoding FkbM family methyltransferase, giving the protein MTRWEKIRIIISRGWSLSGKYRLARYMSRQNKKNALSFEGISWMQNENILLHIDTKSYVEWSVFSMAEYETELARLIQSQVKEENICLDIGANIGIQSLRMAQKTTHRGKVIAFEPVNHLRERLEKNVALNRATQIEVLPYALSDFSGSSTMNINPEDENQGTASLSENGNTEIQVRRGDDLLKEMKIERLDFIKIDVEGFEYQVLVGLKESINRFRPSIVFEYDNHYAKERGGKSYADFYQFFEELNYTLFGVNEIGGELLYKDSKQIEANILAIPNS; this is encoded by the coding sequence ATGACACGTTGGGAAAAAATACGAATTATCATTTCAAGAGGTTGGTCTTTATCTGGCAAATACCGTTTGGCTCGTTATATGTCCAGACAAAATAAAAAAAATGCCCTCTCTTTTGAAGGAATTTCGTGGATGCAAAATGAAAATATCCTACTTCATATTGATACAAAAAGTTATGTAGAATGGTCTGTTTTTTCGATGGCAGAATATGAAACGGAATTAGCTCGTCTTATCCAAAGTCAGGTAAAAGAAGAAAATATATGTTTGGATATTGGTGCAAATATTGGCATTCAGAGTTTGAGAATGGCGCAAAAAACGACACATAGAGGAAAAGTAATTGCCTTCGAACCTGTCAATCACCTAAGAGAACGTTTAGAAAAAAATGTAGCTTTGAATAGAGCAACTCAAATAGAAGTTTTACCTTATGCACTTTCTGATTTTTCAGGAAGTTCTACTATGAATATTAACCCAGAAGATGAAAACCAAGGTACAGCATCGCTTTCTGAAAATGGAAATACAGAAATACAAGTTAGAAGAGGAGATGATTTATTGAAGGAAATGAAGATTGAAAGACTTGATTTTATAAAAATAGATGTAGAAGGATTCGAATATCAAGTTTTGGTAGGTTTAAAAGAAAGTATTAATCGTTTTCGTCCTTCTATTGTATTCGAATATGATAATCATTACGCTAAAGAAAGGGGAGGGAAAAGTTATGCTGATTTTTATCAATTTTTTGAGGAGTTAAATTATACTCTCTTTGGAGTAAATGAAATTGGAGGCGAACTCCTTTATAAAGATAGCAAGCAAATAGAGGCAAACATATTAGCCATTCCAAATAGTTAA
- a CDS encoding helix-turn-helix transcriptional regulator, translated as MFFSSNLRHLRRVHNLTQEALANHLGVSLKKIGSYEEERATPKLEPLLEIANFFSVTLEQFINQDLSIEPESKNAPELPELKKYAAAERLRVLSITQDRNENEYIELVRSDSEEDYIKGYSDIDFVAGLPKCQLPALPLNHTYRAFEISDSLLAAPTNSIVVGAFVADWNELKDNEPCIIVSENTGIIFRKIKNQITQNDTLLLEDTNGQFSSYSVLVEDIEEIWRFAAFISLDFPEVPTQVNQLRQTLQTLQSALEILESNKKESSTN; from the coding sequence ATGTTCTTCTCTTCTAACTTACGACATCTTCGTCGTGTACATAATTTAACTCAAGAAGCCTTAGCAAACCACTTAGGAGTGTCTTTAAAGAAGATTGGCTCATACGAAGAGGAAAGAGCAACTCCAAAATTAGAGCCTTTATTAGAAATTGCTAATTTTTTTAGTGTTACATTGGAGCAGTTTATTAATCAAGATTTATCGATAGAACCTGAAAGTAAAAATGCCCCTGAATTACCAGAATTGAAAAAATATGCAGCTGCTGAAAGATTGCGTGTTTTGAGTATTACACAAGACCGAAACGAAAATGAATATATTGAACTTGTTCGTTCGGATTCGGAAGAAGATTATATAAAAGGATATTCAGATATTGATTTTGTAGCAGGTTTGCCAAAGTGCCAATTGCCAGCTTTACCTCTCAATCATACCTATAGAGCCTTTGAAATTTCGGATTCACTTTTAGCTGCGCCAACAAATAGCATTGTAGTAGGTGCTTTTGTGGCTGATTGGAATGAATTAAAAGATAATGAACCGTGTATTATTGTTTCTGAAAATACAGGAATTATTTTTCGAAAAATCAAAAATCAGATTACTCAAAACGATACACTTCTTTTAGAAGATACAAATGGACAGTTTTCCTCTTATTCTGTTTTGGTAGAAGATATTGAAGAAATTTGGCGTTTTGCTGCGTTTATAAGTCTAGATTTTCCAGAAGTTCCGACACAAGTAAATCAATTACGACAAACGCTACAAACACTACAAAGTGCTTTAGAAATTTTGGAAAGTAACAAAAAAGAAAGCTCAACTAATTAA
- a CDS encoding glucosaminidase domain-containing protein — protein sequence MKQLIILDDAFQTLNEGKKLLSQPVFFEIPYWKKTVDFKIEITDRWLMVIIAILVMIIGLQWWIPQNSNTTQIDNMLVQMPNKSSVIPTSMPASQPINDVLSYIMTHLEESQNETPQTHQEQRDNFLVQKQLLITKYLIENKASRLDKLPDDELLNLNKEITQLFIDLVLNNVNAQKHVYNYFTDNTDLNKIETSLMEQAKFHVPASIKLAQSALETAYGQRIVDNNYFGIKDKAQKSSLTTTTEYYTALEMQANKSIIVSSKRVVKNGKTLYKCIVKDHFAEYNSPWHSFRSHSVFLSTNKRYSPLFTKGKNYEDWADKIGSTKYGGVGYATSPIYGEILKKIIKRYHLDLLDF from the coding sequence ATGAAGCAACTAATAATACTCGACGACGCATTCCAAACTCTAAACGAAGGAAAGAAACTTCTTTCACAGCCTGTCTTTTTTGAAATTCCATACTGGAAAAAAACAGTTGATTTCAAAATAGAAATTACAGACCGTTGGCTGATGGTAATCATTGCAATTTTAGTAATGATTATCGGACTTCAATGGTGGATTCCACAGAACAGCAACACGACACAAATTGATAATATGCTTGTACAGATGCCAAATAAAAGTAGTGTAATTCCTACTTCTATGCCAGCATCACAGCCAATCAATGATGTTCTTTCATATATCATGACACATTTAGAAGAATCACAAAACGAAACACCACAAACACATCAAGAACAAAGAGATAATTTTTTGGTGCAAAAGCAGCTTTTAATTACTAAATACTTGATAGAAAATAAAGCCTCTCGTTTGGATAAATTGCCTGATGATGAATTATTGAATTTGAATAAAGAAATTACGCAGCTTTTTATTGATTTGGTTTTAAATAATGTAAATGCTCAGAAACATGTCTATAATTATTTTACAGATAATACAGATTTGAATAAAATTGAAACATCGCTCATGGAACAAGCAAAATTTCATGTTCCTGCATCGATAAAATTGGCTCAATCTGCATTAGAAACAGCTTATGGGCAGCGAATTGTAGATAATAATTATTTTGGCATAAAAGACAAAGCTCAAAAGAGTAGTCTGACCACAACAACAGAATATTATACAGCTTTAGAAATGCAAGCTAATAAAAGTATAATTGTGAGTTCTAAACGAGTAGTAAAAAATGGAAAAACGCTTTATAAGTGTATTGTGAAAGACCATTTTGCAGAATACAATTCGCCTTGGCATTCGTTTCGTTCACACTCTGTTTTTCTTAGTACCAACAAACGTTATTCTCCTTTATTTACGAAAGGAAAAAATTATGAAGATTGGGCAGACAAAATTGGTTCTACAAAATATGGAGGCGTAGGCTATGCAACTTCTCCAATTTATGGCGAAATTTTGAAGAAAATTATCAAACGTTATCACTTAGATTTATTAGATTTTTAA
- a CDS encoding GyrI-like domain-containing protein: protein MNTQKIEELNIIGISVRTTNENEQAAKDIPALWEKFMSESITEKIPNKISNEVYCIYTEYESDHTKPYTTILGCKVKSLEEVPTGMIGKTIEETEYEKFTTKGNLQQDIVYNKWLEIWNKNLNRKFTSDFEIYGEKAMNPKDAEVDIFIAVEN from the coding sequence ATGAATACACAAAAAATCGAAGAATTAAATATCATTGGCATTTCTGTCCGTACAACCAATGAAAATGAGCAAGCAGCAAAAGATATTCCTGCACTTTGGGAAAAATTTATGTCAGAATCTATTACAGAAAAAATTCCTAATAAAATTTCAAATGAAGTTTATTGTATTTATACTGAATATGAATCTGACCATACAAAACCATATACAACCATTTTGGGCTGTAAAGTCAAAAGTTTAGAAGAAGTACCTACTGGAATGATTGGAAAAACAATTGAAGAAACAGAATATGAAAAATTTACGACTAAAGGAAACCTTCAACAAGACATTGTTTATAACAAATGGTTAGAGATTTGGAATAAGAACTTAAACAGAAAATTTACAAGTGACTTTGAAATCTATGGAGAAAAAGCAATGAATCCTAAAGATGCAGAAGTAGATATTTTTATTGCTGTTGAAAATTGA
- a CDS encoding YafY family protein — protein sequence MQDTKRLSRLTAILLQLQTKRVSNASELAEKFSVSKRTIYRDIKALEQAGVPICTEEGKGYSLVEGYTIPPVMFTESEANALITAQRLILQNKDSSFIKEYTEAINKVKSVLKNHTKDKANLLSDRIQFRYNLENDKTSNYLSTLQLAITNNFLCKIEYSTLETHTITQRKIEPFALYSTQENWLLIAFCRLRNEFRAFRLDKIQKLEVLNQSFDSHDMTLQEYFEECKRKYLESLLSPDKPLT from the coding sequence ATGCAAGATACAAAACGACTTTCTAGGCTGACAGCAATTTTACTTCAATTACAAACCAAACGAGTTTCGAATGCCTCAGAATTAGCAGAAAAATTTTCAGTCAGTAAAAGAACCATTTATAGAGATATAAAAGCCTTAGAACAAGCTGGTGTTCCTATTTGCACAGAAGAAGGAAAAGGTTATTCGTTAGTAGAAGGTTATACAATTCCTCCTGTTATGTTTACAGAAAGTGAAGCAAATGCCCTTATTACAGCACAACGATTAATTTTGCAAAATAAAGACTCTTCTTTCATCAAAGAATATACAGAAGCTATAAATAAGGTAAAATCAGTCTTGAAAAATCATACAAAAGACAAAGCTAATTTACTTTCTGATAGAATTCAGTTTCGTTATAACCTTGAAAATGACAAAACAAGCAATTATTTATCTACTCTACAACTTGCCATAACAAATAATTTCCTTTGTAAAATTGAATATTCCACTTTAGAAACACATACGATAACACAGCGAAAAATAGAACCTTTTGCATTATACAGCACACAAGAAAACTGGTTATTGATTGCCTTTTGTAGATTGAGAAATGAATTTAGAGCTTTCAGACTAGATAAAATTCAAAAATTAGAAGTTCTGAATCAAAGCTTTGACTCTCATGACATGACACTTCAAGAGTATTTTGAAGAATGTAAAAGAAAATATTTAGAATCTTTGCTAAGCCCTGATAAGCCCTTGACATAA
- a CDS encoding EI24 domain-containing protein: MNPFAKFWLGVRLYGKALAFTRKHNLWKYYFLPALLNVIVFVSVGIVGYFFAGSTVEWLEGLFRLDNPVTWWQTTLSYIVAFLVYIIVFLIYFKSYKYLMLILLSPALSIVAAKVQEILHPERPNEDFHFPQFLHDLKRGLIINLTNLAIELAITIPLILIGLFFSPASPFTTVLIILVESYFVGFGMIDLRNEFMKLGVQESRATVKKHRPFAVGVGITMYFMILIPLLGILFAPIWACVSAGLGIYELEEEQI; this comes from the coding sequence ATGAATCCATTTGCAAAATTTTGGTTAGGTGTTCGTTTGTATGGTAAGGCATTGGCTTTTACTCGTAAGCATAACTTATGGAAATATTATTTTTTACCTGCACTTTTGAATGTGATTGTTTTTGTTTCGGTTGGAATTGTAGGATATTTTTTTGCAGGCAGTACAGTAGAATGGTTAGAAGGACTTTTTAGATTAGATAATCCTGTAACTTGGTGGCAAACAACGCTTTCTTATATTGTTGCATTTCTTGTTTATATAATAGTATTTCTGATTTATTTCAAATCATACAAATACTTGATGTTGATTTTACTTTCGCCAGCTCTTTCGATTGTGGCTGCAAAGGTTCAAGAAATTTTACATCCAGAGCGACCAAACGAAGACTTTCATTTCCCTCAATTTCTACACGACCTTAAACGTGGTCTTATAATCAATCTTACCAATCTAGCCATTGAGTTAGCTATTACGATTCCTCTTATTTTGATAGGACTTTTTTTCTCTCCTGCTTCTCCATTTACTACCGTTCTGATTATTTTGGTAGAATCTTATTTTGTAGGTTTTGGAATGATAGATTTGAGAAATGAGTTTATGAAATTGGGTGTTCAAGAAAGTAGAGCAACTGTCAAAAAACATCGTCCTTTTGCTGTTGGAGTAGGTATAACTATGTATTTTATGATTTTGATTCCTTTGTTAGGAATTTTGTTTGCTCCTATTTGGGCTTGTGTTTCGGCAGGTTTGGGAATTTATGAATTAGAAGAAGAACAAATATAG
- a CDS encoding DivIVA domain-containing protein: MADTNNNKSPIAPIQIRKQSFKQVTFGGYRKEDVSEYLSDVAENMSSVSHRNEELERQVGYLHTELAKLKEIERTLLESLSQAQEASRLNWEQAQKRADLLILEGKMQADALLQNAKSNAKSILLSTQQLADQTLTEMKREIKLLNYAYEYSAQQKAQMMQELQSFMETALSKIERLSKLDVEHTSEQALERAERMHQHHSQIIREQLKQLEGGNYQELYSQSDSAYSDYSSSTSYDKETPRKVVPEIRQEVKYEAEQKTREEQEKIKQDLKQAQLQQEKIRREIEQQDQQERQEFVQRIRQQEQEEKQKVEQQKQQEKTESTSQSSTSPSSRGVIFDLSDL; the protein is encoded by the coding sequence ATGGCAGACACAAATAACAATAAATCTCCTATCGCACCTATACAAATTCGCAAACAATCTTTCAAACAAGTTACTTTTGGAGGTTATCGCAAAGAAGATGTAAGTGAGTATCTTTCTGATGTTGCTGAAAATATGAGTTCAGTTTCTCATCGCAACGAAGAACTGGAAAGACAAGTAGGTTATTTGCATACTGAACTTGCCAAACTTAAAGAAATTGAGCGCACACTTTTAGAATCGCTCTCACAAGCTCAGGAAGCAAGCCGTTTGAACTGGGAACAAGCTCAAAAAAGAGCTGATTTATTGATTTTAGAAGGGAAAATGCAAGCCGACGCACTTCTACAAAATGCCAAATCAAATGCAAAAAGTATTCTTTTAAGTACGCAACAACTTGCCGACCAAACGCTTACAGAAATGAAACGAGAGATAAAGCTCTTGAATTATGCGTATGAATATAGCGCACAGCAAAAGGCACAGATGATGCAAGAGTTACAAAGTTTTATGGAAACAGCTCTTTCAAAAATTGAACGTTTGTCTAAACTAGATGTTGAGCATACTTCTGAACAGGCTTTAGAACGTGCTGAAAGAATGCACCAACATCACAGTCAGATTATTAGAGAACAGTTAAAGCAACTTGAAGGAGGAAATTATCAAGAATTATATAGTCAAAGTGATTCTGCTTATTCAGATTATTCTTCGTCTACAAGTTATGACAAAGAAACTCCTCGCAAGGTTGTCCCAGAAATTCGCCAAGAAGTAAAATATGAAGCAGAGCAAAAAACAAGAGAAGAACAAGAAAAAATAAAGCAAGATTTAAAACAAGCTCAATTACAACAAGAAAAAATTAGAAGAGAAATAGAACAACAAGACCAGCAAGAAAGACAAGAATTTGTTCAAAGAATAAGACAACAAGAGCAAGAAGAAAAACAAAAAGTAGAGCAGCAAAAACAACAAGAAAAAACAGAATCAACATCTCAATCTTCTACTAGCCCTAGTTCTAGAGGAGTTATTTTTGATTTGAGTGATTTATAA
- a CDS encoding 2OG-Fe(II) oxygenase — protein MKAIHLLSNRIITIKNFFTSQECKKYIDLSESLGYEAAKLDTGKVVSEIRNNARAFYNNQELADLIFERGKDFFVPKIGNSEVVGVNELFRFYKYEKGHKFKGHQDGNFIRNESEASYFTFMIYLNDGYQGGETTFLKHRIIPQEGMALIFLHKLYHEGSEVLEGKKYVLRSDIMYKLNQ, from the coding sequence ATGAAAGCAATTCACTTACTAAGCAATAGAATCATAACTATAAAGAATTTCTTTACGTCTCAAGAATGTAAAAAGTATATTGATTTGAGTGAAAGTTTAGGCTATGAAGCTGCAAAATTAGATACAGGAAAAGTAGTTTCAGAAATTAGAAATAATGCAAGGGCATTTTATAATAATCAAGAATTAGCTGATTTAATTTTTGAAAGAGGAAAGGATTTTTTTGTTCCCAAAATTGGAAATAGTGAAGTAGTTGGAGTAAATGAACTTTTTAGATTTTACAAATACGAAAAAGGACACAAATTTAAAGGACACCAAGACGGAAATTTTATCAGAAATGAATCTGAAGCGAGTTATTTTACCTTTATGATTTACCTAAATGATGGCTACCAAGGAGGAGAAACTACATTTTTGAAACACAGAATTATTCCTCAAGAAGGAATGGCACTTATTTTCTTACACAAACTCTACCACGAAGGAAGCGAAGTTTTGGAAGGCAAAAAATATGTTTTGAGAAGTGATATTATGTATAAATTGAATCAATAA
- a CDS encoding MbnP family protein: protein MNTNFNFSKIAFLAFFIAFSTALSSCKKDSDTDPEIDPNKKGMVEIKFDNVAGQDDFTLGENYTNAAGETFKVDMLQYYISNIVLKSESGSEYVVPQEESYFLIKEHDVATQKIQLSNIPEGNYNEVTFTVGVDSLRNTKDPSERTGVLDIGVEGAGKEMYWSWNSGYIFFKMEGTSTAIEPTENNPNGKFYYHIGGFGHNSTLSNIRTVTLSLGTDVAQAREETMPSIHLVVDILKTLEGTTQVSLKEYPVVMVNPFSLKVSENYMKAFEYHHVHNDGH from the coding sequence ATGAATACTAATTTTAATTTCTCAAAAATTGCCTTTTTAGCTTTTTTTATAGCCTTTTCTACTGCTTTATCTTCTTGTAAAAAAGACTCTGACACAGATCCAGAGATTGATCCAAACAAAAAAGGAATGGTCGAAATCAAATTTGATAATGTTGCTGGTCAAGATGATTTTACTTTAGGAGAAAACTACACCAATGCAGCAGGCGAAACTTTTAAAGTAGATATGTTACAGTATTATATCAGTAATATTGTTTTGAAGTCTGAAAGTGGAAGTGAATATGTAGTTCCACAAGAAGAATCATACTTTTTGATAAAAGAACATGATGTAGCTACACAAAAAATACAACTTTCTAATATTCCAGAAGGAAACTATAATGAAGTTACTTTTACAGTTGGTGTAGATAGTCTTCGTAATACCAAAGACCCTTCAGAGCGCACAGGAGTTTTGGACATAGGCGTAGAAGGTGCAGGAAAAGAAATGTATTGGTCTTGGAACTCAGGTTATATCTTCTTCAAAATGGAAGGAACATCAACAGCTATTGAACCAACTGAAAACAATCCTAATGGAAAGTTCTATTACCACATTGGGGGTTTTGGACATAATTCAACTCTTAGTAATATTAGAACAGTTACACTTTCTTTAGGAACTGATGTAGCACAAGCAAGAGAAGAAACTATGCCTTCAATTCATCTTGTAGTAGATATTTTGAAAACTCTTGAAGGAACTACACAAGTTAGTTTAAAAGAATATCCTGTAGTAATGGTAAATCCTTTTTCATTGAAAGTTTCTGAAAACTATATGAAAGCATTTGAATATCATCATGTTCATAATGACGGACACTAG